The following nucleotide sequence is from Miscanthus floridulus cultivar M001 unplaced genomic scaffold, ASM1932011v1 os_2772_2, whole genome shotgun sequence.
GTGAGAGAGGGCTTGGGATCCTCGCATCGTTGAGTCGGGGTGACGGGCACTACAACGCTGCTGGAGCCGTCCTCTCAGCCTCGGAGCACGAGCCTTCCTCGTCGCCTCGCGAGATGACACAGTGTCCGTCTCCAAGCTTGGACGGGGTGTTTTTACAAAAACGGCAACGAAGAGACGGGCTGAAAGGACCCATTGTACATGCCCTAAGCCACAATTTTGTCACAGTTGCCCCTTTTCCTGAATTTACCTCCTACTGAGATTAACATTTATGGCTAGTACGGATGGTTTCAATGCATAGGAGTAGATAGCAAACTATCAACAATTCTCTGCACGTTCACATCTTTGCCATTTTTACCTCGTGTTCCTGTTACATAATTGTTAGATAACTGTCTGCTGTTATAACTGTCTGTCAAACTTAGACCGAATAGCCACAAACTTCAAATTGTCAGATCCTTTATCACTTATAACATCCCCTTCCTCTGTCCAGAAAAAAACACAAAAGTGTTCCCTCTCTGTCGTTTATTGTGACACTAGCATATTTGGCTAAAACCTACAATTTCATTTTTTCCCCAACAGTCGATGGATTCCCCAAATGTGAGAAATGGATACGCAATGACATTGTTGACACAAAGGAGTCCAAGACAACTTCATGGTTGAAAAGATTCATAGGGCGTGCAAAGAAGCCTGCAATGACATGGCCATTCCCAATTGTAGAGGAGAGGCTATTTGTTTTGACTATCCAAGCTGGAGTTGAAGGTTTCCACATTTACGTTGGTGGTCGACATGCGACATCTTTTCCTTATCGACCAGTATGTTCTTAAGACATGTTTATCTGCTGTTCcttttaaaatttatttttgttATGATATCTAGAGTAGACACTTAGGGGTACCAGGTGATTATTTTCAGGGGTTCACTCTTGAAGATGCAACGGGATTATTTGTTAAGGGTGATGTAGATGTACATTCAGTTTATGCCACTGCTCTTCCTATGTTGCATCCTAGTTTTTCTCTTCAACAAGTCCTTGAGATGTCAGAAAAGTGGAGGTCTCGGCCACTACCAAAAGGTCCTGTTTCCCTTTTCATTGGAATATTGTCTGCATCAAATCATTTTGCTGAGCGCATGTCTGTGAGAAAAACATGGATGCAGGCTCCAGAAATTAAGTCTTCTGAAGCAGTGGCTCGATTCTTTGTTGCACTGGTAAGCAAATTATCCATCCAAATAAATAATATTTGTAGCTAAACATTTTAGTCCTAACATGCTAACACAAATTCAAGTTGTCGATATTGCTTAAGTGTACACCTAAATACCCTTAACGATTAGTCATGCCTTAAGACGGTGTGGTAGCCCTGTTATTTCTGGATCTGATTTGTGCTAGATCAAAATGCATCTTCAGGTCTATGCAGTATAACTTGCAATCTGTATTTAATTCTATGCCTAGTAAAATGCAATAGCATGTAGTGTTGAAAGTACATATTATCAACTGTATGACTGCACCTGCTTGGTGTGAGAATTGAGAAATTGCATAAATGTTAAAGACTCTGGACTGTCTGCCATCCACCCACTTTTAATCACCATGCTTCAAAATTTCAAATGCAATCATGAATCATCTTAAAACTTAAATTCTGTGGTATAGCTACTTGCCTACTCACCTGTTACCATCCTCCATCCTTACTGCCTCACCATTTATCGTACTTTGTGAAATATCAAACTGACTATCATCATCTGGCGCTGAATTCTCAGTTTTTCAATGAAATTTATGCACTCCAAACAACGATGGTTGGAAATATTAGTGGCTTACATTTTCTTAGAGAAAATATAAATGTGCTTTAGGAAATGATAAATGCTATTTGCTTCATCATGATAAAATTGTGTTTGCAGAATTCCAGGAAAGAGGTCAATGTAATGCTGAAGAAAGAAGCAGAATACTTCGGAGACATTGTCATTTTGCCATTTATAGATCGCTATGAGCTGGTTGTTCTTAAGACAATTGCTATTTGTGAGTATGGGGTAAGACACTTGTGCCATTATAATGCCAAATTTGTGTTGTACTTCTTGCATTTGTGTTTGTCAATGTCAACTAAAGCGAACTTGCAATGGCTTGTGATCTGTTTCTATCTATGCTCAATAATTGTGACTGTTTTCACATGTTACTTCTAGGAGAAGTTAAGCCCTATAAGGCTAACATAGGCTAATGGACTATGCCAATCATGAAAGTCACTAGAACTTTTAGTTGCCATACAAACATGTCAGCCAATAATAAGCACTCTGTATCGACTAATCATGAACTTGACTGTTGCTCTTTATGACCTTACAGGTCCAGAACTTGACTGCTGCAAACATCATGAAATGCGACGATGATACATTTGTGAGAGTAGATGTGGTTCTGAGACACATAAAGTTGCATAGTGACGGCAAACCATTTTATATGGGGAACCTTAACCTCTTGCATAGACCATTGAGAACTGGAAAATGGGCAGTTACCGATGAGGTAATCTCCTCATTACAATGCAGGTGTTGCCAACATTGGCAATATATGCCCCTCagttccaaccatgttcatctGTGTAAATTGCAGCCCATCTTGTGTCACCATCACATACCAGTATACCACATTTTCTTTATTGTCTGTCCTGACTCCTGTCAATAAATTACCACAGGAGTGGCCTGAGGATATCTACCCGCCATATGCAAATGGACCAGGCTATGTGATTTCTGGTGACATAGCAAAATTCATCGTGTCACAGCATGCCAATCAGAGTTTAAGAGTGAGTTTGTGCTGGTTCCTTCTCCATATTACTTTTCACATAAACTTGAATTCCTGATGTACAAATCGGGCTGTCTTGCAGCTGTTTAAGATGGAAGATGTAAGTATGGGTCTATGGGttgagaaattcaatgcaacaaagCCTGTCCAATATTCCCACAGCTGGAACTTCTGCCAGTATGGTTGCGTGTTCAACTACTACACAGCCCACTATCAGTCACCTAGGCAGATGCTGTGCTTGTGGGATAAGTTGATCCGTGGTCAGGCTGGTTGCTGTAACTACAGATAGCTAAGCGAAGCAAAGGATTGCTGGACGCTGTCCTCTCTTCATCATACCCCGGCCAGGTTTAGTTTGGTTGGCTGGTATTCTCCTTTTTGACACGATCACTGGATCTACATCGATAGTGTAGGTGGTGTTGCTCCTCTATTGCCGGCTCAATATGAGCTAAAAGCATGGGTGTGAGATAGGAGCTTGAAGATTTAGGAAGCTCCAACCAGATGGTTAGTGTTTTTACACGATCTGTATTGGTCCAACTGTGGCGTAGGCGTCCTTGTTCTTGTAATTGATCCAATTTTTTTGATGTAGTAGGCCAGACTAGAATGTCCAGATCAGATGTACGTCTTCGTTCTTTCCTTATATACAAGTTATAACTAGACAAACTGTTCCCTGCTCTTTGCAGTCTCCTGATGCTGAAATCTTCAGCATTGCTTTATTTCAATCACTTTGTCTTGACTGTAGTTCTATAATCTTATGGCAGGATCGGAAAATAAAATTTTCGTTGAAATCAGCTATGCATACAAAATTTTTTGATGAAAATATTCCAGGAATGTGACATGAAACAATTTGTTTCTTACAGGATCTTGGGAAAAAAGGGAAATAATGTTTCACATACTACTGTTCATCTGAAAAAGGATGTAATTCTGGGTTTTGGTTGAGTCAAACTTTCTTAGCTAAATTTATAGAGAATATTACTAAAATTTATGGCTCTAAATTCATATACTATAAAAATGTATCTCATGTTGAATCTAATTACAATTAGTATTTGGTATAATTAATAATATTGATTTTTGATATATGTACAAAATCTGTCAATGGTACTcgctctgtttcaaattataatttACTTTAACTTTTTTGGCACATTTATTTTAttgtgcatctagatataataatatatctagatatatagcaaaatggatgaacccaAAAAGTTAAAGTGACTTGTAATTTGAAACAGAGTGAGTAGTTCTGAAACTACAATTTTTCAAACATTGAAACagacagatgaaacactgaaacggtgagagagagagagattaactCATGAACTGCCTCACGATATAAGATGATTTCGAACTATTTATAGGCGAGCAGTGATGCAAGTGATTTGAATAACTGAAAcggtgagagagagagattaaCTCATGAACTGCCTCACGATATAAGATGATTTCGAACTCTTTATAGGCGAGCAGTGATGCAAGTGATTTGAATAATTTGATCTTCTGAATGTCGTATAGTTATGGGAAAGCAATTAAGCAAAGTTTTGATTGACGTGGACGGAGAAATTGAAATGTGGACGGGGCCATTCGTCAGCGTCAGACAGACAAAACCGTCTCCGTGCTCGCTCGAGCCCCTGGCAACGGCGGTTGGCGGCAATGGCCGCGCTGCGGTTACCAAGAGCTCTGGCCATGGCCGCCCTGGCCGGCGCGGGCGTCCCGTACCGTCTCCCATGCCAGGAGCATCGCCTGCCCCCGCCGGTGCGGGCCTTCCCCAACAGGGCCCACCTCAACGCGCTGCTCACGTCCTACGGCCGCCGCGGCCGCATCCAGGACGCCCAGCAGCTGTTCGACCGGATGCCCCGCCGCGACGTCATCTCCTGGACGGCCCtcctcaccgcctacgccgacGTCGGCGACCTTGCCTCCGCGCGCCTCGTCTTCGACGACATGCCCCGCCGCAACGCCGCCTCCTGGAACGCGCTGGTCTCCCTCTACCTCCGCGCGGGGCGGCCCGCGGCTGCGCACGCGCTCTTCTGCAAGGCGCCCGCCAAGAACGCCGTGTCCTACGGCGCCATCATGACGGGCCTCGCCAGGGCGGGCATGCTGCGGGAGGCACAGGCGGTGTACGGGGAGGTGCCGCCGCGGTGGAGGGACCCCGTGGGGTCCAACGCGATGATCTTCGGGTACCTCGGGGCCGGGGAGCTTGGCATGGCGTTGAGGGTGTTCGATGCAATGGCGGAAAGGGACGTCATTTCTTGGAGTGCTATGGTTGATGGGCTATGCAAGTATGGGACTGTGTCCGAGGCCAGGAGGCTGTTTGAGGCAATGCCAGAGAGGAATGTCGTGTCGTGGACCTCGATGATCCGAGGATATGTGAAACGCGGGATGTACAGAGATGGTCTCTTGCTGTTCCTGGACATGAGAAGGGAAGGTGTTCAGGTTAATATGATTACACTCTCGGTTGTGCTAGATGGTTGTGCTCAGGCCAGTCTTGTCGACGAAGGGATACAGGTTCACAGCTTGATGATGAGAATGGGGTTTGCAAAGGATATATTTTTGGACGATTCACTGATAATAATGTATTCTCGATTTGGCTCGATGGCTGATGCTAGAAGGGTTTTTGCTTTCATGAAGCAGAAAGACATAGTATCGTGGAACTCATTGATCACTGGTTATGTTCAGAATAACATGATTGAAGATGCTCATGTGCTGTTCAAGTTGATGCCAGAGAGGGATGCTATTTCTTGGACGTCAATGGTGGTTGGGTTTGGTAATAGGGGTTGGATGAGAGAGTCTGTTGAACTCTTTGAGCAAATGCCTGTAAAAGACGAGATTGCCTGGGCTGCAGTTATTTCTAGTTTTGTTGCAAATGGAAACCATGTGAGTGCGGTGCGCTGGTTTTGTCAGATGTCACAGGAAGGATGCAGACCTAATACTGTTGCTTTTAGTTGTTTGCTGAGTGCTTTGGCTAGCTTGGCTATGCTGAATCAGGGATTGCAAGCTCATGCTTATGCAGTCAACATGGGATGGATATTTGACTCGGCTGTCCACGCTTCTTTGGTGACAATGTATGCAAAATGTGGTAGGTTGGCTGAGGCTCATCGTGTTTTCTCATGCATTAGCAATCCAAGCCTTATTGCCACTAATTCTATGATTACAGCATTTGCACAACATGGCTTGGCTGAAGATGCATTCAAACTTTTTAAGAGAATGCAATATGATGGCCAAAGGCCTAACCATGTGACATTCTTGGGAATACTGACTGCATGTGCTCGAGCTGGTTTGGTTCAACAAGGTTATAACTACTTTGAATCCATGAGATCAGCCTATGGTATTCAACCAAACCCTGACCACTACACATGCATGGTTGATCTTTTAGGTCGTGCAGGCTTCCTTGATGAAGCACTGGAAATGATTAATTCGATGCCCCAGAAAGATTATCCTGATGCATGGGCAGCTTTGCTTAGCTCTAGTTGCCTCCATTCTAATCTTGATTTAGCAAAATTAGCAGCACAGAGGCTTCTTGAGATAGATCCTTACGACGCAACAGCTTACACAGTCCTGTCAAACATGTTCTCCTCAGCAGGGATGAAGGAACATGAAGAGATGGTAAAGGTTGCACAATTATCCAACATGGCTAGTAAGATTCCTGGGTATAGCATCATCATACAGGATAAGACTACAGAAAATAACTAACACAGAATGAGCACCTCCATCTACAGAAAACTGGCATGTCATAAGACAGGGATATTGGGTTCACAAAAAAACAATTCTAGTGCCAAGATTAGATGTCAATTTGTTGATTTATGTTAGTGCAGAATCAGTTTTAATACTTAAGAACTGAGAATGAGGAATATCTGATAAGATGATTAGTGATTTGAAGAATACAGAGCCAGGTGGTCTGGGTCAAATTTTGGTTAGTCTTGCCTCTTATATCACTATTTTCAGGATAGAATTTTCAGTACTGCAACTGATGTATTTGATTAGTAGGAATTTTTTTTTTATCCCTGTTAAGGTAGTTTTGGCAGATGTAAATCTTATCCCCATAGTAGAATGTGGTGCCATATAATGCTGTTCAGATTCATTACAATCCTGATGTTAATTGCACGTTTTTCAGAGACTGGAGAGTTGATGATACTTCTGCAAATAATTCATCTGCTATTGTTATATTGAACAACAAGAAAATCGTTGGCTGCTCACGCTTTCAAGAATATTTTGTGCATGATCTATTCTCATCAATTGTTAGAGAAGAGTCACTGAGTGAGGTAATCTTTATGCTGGTTCATCCATTTCGATCAGACAACCATACCAAGGTGAATTGGGTGATCATTAGGCTTTTCTTTTAGCAATAGAAGCTTCCAAGTAATTCATGGAGGTCTATGGGTGTTCTCAACAAAAATAGGGATTTTTCAAACGAATAAAAAAGGGATTATCTGTACCTTGGTTATAGATTTAGAGGGTGGAGTAGGACTTTGCTAAACAaggtttttctttttttggctGAGCAAATTGCAGATTAGTGGGGAAGAGACTAATTACGGGAACACAACTTCAGCTTGCTCTTTGAATAAATAATCATGTTTCGTGACCTTTCTTTTATTCTAGTCCTCTTCTATTTTTTCCCTTGGCATTTTCCCAGTGGTCTACAGTCTACATTGTGCGAGTCATGTCAAGATCATGACAGTTTTTATATACATGGTGGTAGTTGAGATGCTTAACCATATACATCAACACAAGAACCATGACCAATCCAATACGTAACCAATTTGCTTCAACCTCAGTCACTCAATTTACTTTGTACTTATACCAGGAAGCTTGAGACATCCCATAAATAGGCCGACATTTGCAATTAAACTTTAGCTGCCATCTGTTTCTGAACCATGGATCCATTTGTTCTCTCCATCCTCTTATGCTCATGGATCTTTGTTGTAGTGTACTGGAGAAGGCTGAACAGCATGAGGCTAAGGCTTCCACCTGGACCTCCAACATGGCCAATCTTTGGCAATCTTCTCCAGTTGAGCCCGCTTCCCCACAAAGACTTTGCCCGATTTTGCACCAAATATGGCCCTCTTGTCTATCTTCGCCTAGGAACCATCGATGCCATCACCACTGATGATCCAGAAGTCATCCGTGAAATACTCATCCGGCAAGATGAGGTCTTTGCTTCACGGCCTCTGACACTGGCTGCTGTCCATCTTGCCTATGGGTGTGGCGATGTGGCTCTAGCTCCGCTGGGGCCCAACTGGAAAAGGATGAGGAGGGTTTGTATGGAGCACTTGCTGACGACCAAGCTGCTCGAGTCGTTTGCTGCTCACCGACCTCAGGAGTCTGAGCACCTTTGCCAGTTTGTATGGGCTAAATCTCAGTCCTGGAAGCCCGTGAACCTCAGAGAGGTTCTTGGCGCATTCTCGATGAACAACGTCACGAGGATGCTGCTGGGGAAGCAGTACCTTGGGATCCAGTCGGCAGGCCCCGACGAAGCAATGGAGTTCATGCACATCACCCATGAGCTGTTCTTCCTGCTGGGCCTGATCTATCTCGGGGACTACTTGCCAGCTTGGAGGTGGGTCGACCCGTACGGGTGCGAGAAGAAGATGAGGGGGGCCGAGAAGAAGGTGGACGACTTCCACCAGAAGATAATTGATGAACACAGGAGAGCTAGGGAGGCCAAGAAGACTTGGCATTCCTCCcttgatgacgacgacgacaaaGAAGAGATGGACTTCGTCGATGTGCTGCTATCTTTGCCCGGTGAGAACGGGAAGGAGCACATGGACGACATGGAGATCAAAGCGTTGATGTAGGTATATATGCTCTTGCTATATTGCATACCCTGAAATTTAATTCAATTTGTTGAAGCTAGTTATGAGTAATGTTTTTTTCCTTTTaattaattaatcaaataaaactgaaactttcacatatatgttgttcATCATCACGAAACTAACGCATGACATGATTGTTGCTGCTACGGACACTTCATCGGTGACCAACGAGTGGGTGATGGCGGAGGTGATCAAGAACCCGTGCGTGCTCCGGTGTGTCCAGGAGGAGCTGGACGCTGTCATCGGGCGCGACCGGATGGTGGTGGAGTCGGACCTGGCCCACCTCCCCAACCTCCGGTGCGTGGTCCGCGAGTCATTCCGGATGCACCTGGCGGGGCCGTTCCTGATCCCGCACGAGTCCCTGAAGCCGACGACGATCATGGGGTACCACGTCCCGGCGCGCACGCGGGTGTTCATCAACACGCACGCACTGGGCCGGAACCCGCGTGTGTGGgactgttagataatctactgctaccttatgtgaacacagcaagggaagacggcgccgaaaggccccctgctgtgatactgtaaccgttgcaggtgcaggcgccgcacggctcacctgcagcactgtaggcacatgcagaggccggcgcagagtcagccctgtatgttgtCTAGTCACTGTTGTAGCAAGGCAGCTGTACtgagactagatggatagagttgtataaatatactaccacggcaactcagtaaagagagttcagatttatcatctcacagacagggcttcggccaacgctggtgtcttgtattgtgtgtgcatgctctgttctcctttcttctagctccagacatagtgtgtggggacataCAACGTTTGtttgtggtcggcacggctagtgggtactcggcaacactagcgggtgctcggcaagactggtgagtggttcactcacctgaaccggtgatcctgtgggccaacaagtggtatcagagtcgtacAAGCACcatcgccagactaaccgctggcgacgacgggcggttcggagatgggcgacagtagtggcactgctgtggctgcccagccacgaccggagATCATTGTTCGCACGGTGCAGGAGGTTAGCGGCactagttggccgacgctgactcaccAACTAtgaagagtggtcggtgaccatgaaggtcaagctcagagcccgacgactcTAGAATGCTGTTAACAAGAgcaccgacaatgaggaggatgacatgtcagcgttggaggctatcctcgatGCTGTACCgatggagtacagggagccattgggggcaaAGAGCTCAGCTAAGGAggtgtgggaggctattgcggcgatacgCGTCGGTTCTGACCACGCAAAGAAGgtgacggcccagcttctgaagcaggagtatgtCAACCTCAAGTTttaggatggtgaaacggtggaggacttctccctccgtctgtagacgctcatcagcaagctgaagagccatggcatcaccatcgacgaagaggaggcggtcttcaAGTACCTCtactccgtgccggcaaagtacatctagattgctctctccatagagacgatgctggacttatccaccctcaccattgaggatgtgacaggccgtctgcggacggtggacgagcgcctagagcaggcgacaacaacgaaggacagcgggaaactcctgctgacggaagaggagtgggctgctcgaagAAACTCTAGGAAGGTAGCCTTCTCCAgccgtggtggcgatggcaagcgccccGGCAGGGTTTcttcgaagaagaagaagcaggtcgaccccaacgcctgtcggcgttgcgggaagatgggccattgggcacgagagTGCCCAAATcataagcaggagaagaaggctcaggctcaccTGGCGCAAGACGATGATGAGGATggggccactatcctgatggtgatgttctgtgcactgcaagacgttgaggccaaggagagggaagaggcgacAACGGTGGAAGGAGCTGGGAAGGCCCTAAAgatcgtcaacctcgacgaaccacgcgcccaagtccacctcggacgtgtgggcgccgactaggagcagtggtggtatctggactctggtgccagcaaccacatgacgggctccaaggcatccttcttcgagctcgacgacgatgttactagtacggtgaagtttggtgacggctcaagggtggctatctaagggcgcgacaccatcatcttcatgtgccagaacggggagcaccgcgcgctaacggacGTAtactacatcccgcagctgcgttccagcatcatcagcattggtcagctggatgagcacggtagcgaggtactgatcaaggatagagtccttaggatcagggactgggagcagcgacttcttgccaaggtgaagaggtctctgaaccggttgtacctgctcgacctgaaggtagagcagccagtgtgcctggcggcaaggcactccgaggaaccgtggatgtggcatgcctggtttggacatctcagcttcgacgcgcttggtcggctggaaaagatggtccgagggctaccccacatcaagcacggaggcgagctgtgtgatagctacctgatcgggaagcagaggaggctacctttcccaaaggcggccaagtatcgcgtgaAGGACGCTCTTTAGCTCATCCACGGAgacctctgtgggccgatcacgcctgctacaaacggtggtcggcgatacttcctcctactcatggatgattgcagtcgctatatgtggctgcaactcctgatgagcaaggacaaagcggtggtggcgatcaagaagttcaagatgcacgcggaggccgagagcggcaagaagctccgcg
It contains:
- the LOC136535405 gene encoding hydroxyproline O-galactosyltransferase GALT2-like isoform X1, which translates into the protein MARRVRPSHLVLALAAAYLLLVSLKFRRVLDLAAADLAGDPAAFSSPSSSDHLPSPGSVSSSSAASTSSDASTASPFPVRPFWHRYDRVSLPDLASRNRSALDRMADDAWALGLTAWEEAAAFAGDPWALLAAATSRASDAAKCPSAVSQRARGRVVFLPCGLAAGSSVTVVGTPRAAHREYVPQLARMRQGDGTVMVSQFVVELQGLRAVDGEDPPRILHLNPRLKGDWSQHPILEHNTCYRMQWGTAQRCDGTPSDDNDDKVDGFPKCEKWIRNDIVDTKESKTTSWLKRFIGRAKKPAMTWPFPIVEERLFVLTIQAGVEGFHIYVGGRHATSFPYRPGFTLEDATGLFVKGDVDVHSVYATALPMLHPSFSLQQVLEMSEKWRSRPLPKGPVSLFIGILSASNHFAERMSVRKTWMQAPEIKSSEAVARFFVALNSRKEVNVMLKKEAEYFGDIVILPFIDRYELVVLKTIAICEYGVQNLTAANIMKCDDDTFVRVDVVLRHIKLHSDGKPFYMGNLNLLHRPLRTGKWAVTDEEWPEDIYPPYANGPGYVISGDIAKFIVSQHANQSLRLFKMEDVSMGLWVEKFNATKPVQYSHSWNFCQYGCVFNYYTAHYQSPRQMLCLWDKLIRGQAGCCNYR
- the LOC136535405 gene encoding hydroxyproline O-galactosyltransferase GALT2-like isoform X2, which codes for MARRVRPSHLVLALAAAYLLLVSLKFRRVLDLAAADLAGDPAAFSSPSSSDHLPSPGSVSSSSAASTSSDASTASPFPVRPFWHRYDRVSLPDLASRNRSALDRMADDAWALGLTAWEEAAAFAGDPWALLAAATSRASDAAKCPSAVSQRARGRVVFLPCGLAAGSSVTVVGTPRAAHREYVPQLARMRQGDGTVMVSQFVVELQGLRAVDGEDPPRILHLNPRLKGDWSQHPILEHNTCYRMQWGTAQRCDGTPSDDNDDKVDGFPKCEKWIRNDIVDTKESKTTSWLKRFIGRAKKPAMTWPFPIVEERLFVLTIQAGVEGFHIYVGGRHATSFPYRPGFTLEDATGLFVKGDVDVHSVYATALPMLHPSFSLQQVLEMSEKWRSRPLPKGPVSLFIGILSASNHFAERMSVRKTWMQAPEIKSSEAVARFFVALNSRKEVNVMLKKEAEYFGDIVILPFIDRYELVVLKTIAICEYGEWPEDIYPPYANGPGYVISGDIAKFIVSQHANQSLRLFKMEDVSMGLWVEKFNATKPVQYSHSWNFCQYGCVFNYYTAHYQSPRQMLCLWDKLIRGQAGCCNYR
- the LOC136535404 gene encoding pentatricopeptide repeat-containing protein At1g53600, mitochondrial-like translates to MAALRLPRALAMAALAGAGVPYRLPCQEHRLPPPVRAFPNRAHLNALLTSYGRRGRIQDAQQLFDRMPRRDVISWTALLTAYADVGDLASARLVFDDMPRRNAASWNALVSLYLRAGRPAAAHALFCKAPAKNAVSYGAIMTGLARAGMLREAQAVYGEVPPRWRDPVGSNAMIFGYLGAGELGMALRVFDAMAERDVISWSAMVDGLCKYGTVSEARRLFEAMPERNVVSWTSMIRGYVKRGMYRDGLLLFLDMRREGVQVNMITLSVVLDGCAQASLVDEGIQVHSLMMRMGFAKDIFLDDSLIIMYSRFGSMADARRVFAFMKQKDIVSWNSLITGYVQNNMIEDAHVLFKLMPERDAISWTSMVVGFGNRGWMRESVELFEQMPVKDEIAWAAVISSFVANGNHVSAVRWFCQMSQEGCRPNTVAFSCLLSALASLAMLNQGLQAHAYAVNMGWIFDSAVHASLVTMYAKCGRLAEAHRVFSCISNPSLIATNSMITAFAQHGLAEDAFKLFKRMQYDGQRPNHVTFLGILTACARAGLVQQGYNYFESMRSAYGIQPNPDHYTCMVDLLGRAGFLDEALEMINSMPQKDYPDAWAALLSSSCLHSNLDLAKLAAQRLLEIDPYDATAYTVLSNMFSSAGMKEHEEMVKVAQLSNMASKIPGYSIIIQDKTTENN
- the LOC136535407 gene encoding cytochrome P450 703A2-like; its protein translation is MDPFVLSILLCSWIFVVVYWRRLNSMRLRLPPGPPTWPIFGNLLQLSPLPHKDFARFCTKYGPLVYLRLGTIDAITTDDPEVIREILIRQDEVFASRPLTLAAVHLAYGCGDVALAPLGPNWKRMRRVCMEHLLTTKLLESFAAHRPQESEHLCQFVWAKSQSWKPVNLREVLGAFSMNNVTRMLLGKQYLGIQSAGPDEAMEFMHITHELFFLLGLIYLGDYLPAWRWVDPYGCEKKMRGAEKKVDDFHQKIIDEHRRAREAKKTWHSSLDDDDDKEEMDFVDVLLSLPGENGKEHMDDMEIKALM
- the LOC136535408 gene encoding cytochrome P450 703A2-like, whose protein sequence is MIVAATDTSSVTNEWVMAEVIKNPCVLRCVQEELDAVIGRDRMVVESDLAHLPNLRCVVRESFRMHLAGPFLIPHESLKPTTIMGYHVPARTRVFINTHALGRNPRVWDC